One genomic region from Candidatus Omnitrophota bacterium encodes:
- a CDS encoding glycine--tRNA ligase, which produces MDKIASLCKRRGFIFQGSEIYGGLSNTWDYGPYGVELKNNLKRAWWKASVYERNDVLGMDAAILMHPRVWEASGHVENFFDLKSDCKVCKKRFKTADLKDKTKCPECKGELTESRPFNLMFKTHQGPVEDASNQIHLRPETAQGMFVNFLNILDSKHPKLPFGLAQIGKSFRNEITPGNFIFRTREFEQMEIEYFCRPLDADMAYEAWVEERFNWYLNLGIKKENLRKRQHDNKELAHYAKACTDIEYSFPFGWSELEGIANRTDFDLKQHSKFSGKELQYFDDQKKERFYPYIIEPSGGVDRSILAILVDAYHEEKVKEDIRVVLKLNKELAPTKIAVLPLLRNRPEIVELTKNIAKDLKKSFITVYDDTGAIGKLYRRQDEVGTLFCVTVDVQSLEDRQATVRSRDTMLQERINITRLKDYFVEKLT; this is translated from the coding sequence ATGGATAAGATCGCTTCTCTATGTAAACGCAGAGGTTTTATTTTTCAGGGAAGCGAAATTTATGGCGGCTTAAGCAATACCTGGGATTACGGCCCATATGGCGTGGAATTAAAAAATAACCTTAAGCGCGCATGGTGGAAGGCGTCTGTCTACGAAAGAAATGATGTCTTAGGGATGGACGCAGCTATTCTTATGCACCCTCGCGTCTGGGAAGCCAGCGGCCACGTAGAAAACTTCTTTGATTTAAAAAGCGATTGCAAAGTTTGTAAAAAGCGTTTTAAAACCGCGGACCTTAAAGATAAAACAAAATGCCCGGAATGTAAAGGCGAACTTACTGAATCTCGGCCGTTCAATTTAATGTTTAAAACTCATCAGGGCCCAGTAGAAGACGCCTCAAACCAAATCCATCTGCGTCCTGAAACCGCCCAAGGAATGTTTGTAAACTTCCTGAACATCCTTGATTCAAAACATCCAAAACTTCCTTTTGGCTTAGCACAGATTGGTAAATCATTCCGTAATGAAATTACCCCAGGAAACTTTATTTTCCGCACGCGTGAATTTGAACAAATGGAGATCGAATATTTTTGCAGGCCGCTTGATGCAGACATGGCTTATGAGGCCTGGGTTGAAGAAAGATTTAATTGGTATTTAAACCTTGGCATAAAAAAGGAGAACTTACGTAAACGCCAGCATGACAATAAAGAACTTGCTCACTATGCCAAAGCCTGTACTGACATTGAGTATAGTTTTCCATTTGGCTGGAGTGAACTTGAGGGAATCGCCAACCGCACGGATTTTGACCTAAAACAACATTCTAAATTTAGCGGTAAAGAACTACAGTATTTTGATGATCAAAAGAAAGAAAGATTTTATCCTTATATCATTGAGCCGTCTGGAGGAGTAGATAGAAGCATCCTGGCAATATTAGTCGACGCCTACCATGAAGAAAAAGTAAAAGAAGATATTCGCGTAGTCTTAAAATTAAACAAAGAATTGGCTCCCACTAAAATTGCTGTACTGCCTCTTTTACGGAATCGCCCGGAAATTGTAGAATTGACTAAAAATATCGCTAAAGATTTAAAAAAATCTTTTATCACGGTTTATGATGATACTGGAGCAATCGGTAAGCTCTACCGCAGGCAAGATGAAGTAGGGACACTATTTTGCGTAACCGTAGATGTTCAAAGCTTAGAAGATAGGCAGGCCACAGTGCGTAGCAGAGATACGATGTTACAGGAAAGAATTAATATTACTAGGTTAAAAGATTACTTCGTTGAGAAATTAACTTAG